The genomic region CAGGTGCTCCACGTTGTTCGAGCAGCCGTTGCTGTTGGTGCGGACCAGACGGGTCCAGGTGTCGCTGCCGGTGAGCGGGTCCCGGTAGCGGATGGTGGCCCAGGCCGGGATGCAGGAGCCCGAGTTGGACAGGTTGCCGATGGAGAACCACAGGCTGAACGCCTTGAACTCCACGTCGTTGGCCGGACGCGCGGCACTGGCCGGGGACGCGCCGAGCAGGGTGAGGCCGAGCAGTGCTCCGAAGAACACCGTGGCGAACTTCCGGAAGAACCGGTTGATGCCCATGGGTAGCAAACCATTCTCTCGCCGCCGGGGCGGTTGCTGTGACCCGGCAACGGTAGGAACGCGCTCTGCGGGGCAACCACCCCGAATTCTTGGGGTTGACCGGCCGCGCGGGATGCGCCGATGATCACGAGGGCGGACTTCGGGGCAGTGGTTCCGGCTTTCGGGCGAAGGTGTTGCCCGCGCTGCCCGCACCGGCCATCCTCGCCGCGTGATCCGCTCCCTGACCGCCGTCATCCGCCAGCTGTCGACGATTCCGGACTCGGGAGCCGGTCCGGGCGAACTGGGTCAGCTGGTCTCCGCGGTCATCGCGCCGCTGGTGCCGCACGAGGGAATCCAGCTGTTCGGCTCGAGTCCGGCGCTGACCACGCGGGTGGCGTCCTTCGGCTTCATCCACGGGTACGAAAGGGACTTCGCCCGTGCGCTCGGCACCGCGATCCTCTCCGGTGTGGACCCGTACCCGCGCGAGGTGCTGGAGTCGCTGCCGCTGCCCGCGGCGGTGGTCGGCGCGGACACCAAGGGAGACAAGGAGATCCGGCGGCTGCTGGCCGGGCACGGGGTCGGGTGCGAACTGCGGATGTTGTTGCGGGACAACAGGGGAGTGTGGGGTGCGATCAGCCTGTTGCGCGGCAAGGGCAGCAGGGCCTTCGATCCCGGCGAGGTGCGCCTGGTCGCCGGGCTCACCCCGGTGCTGATCGAGATCCTCCGTCGGCACGTCACCGCCGCCCCGCTGGCGGCCACCGCGCCGCCCGTCTCGGCCGGGGTGGTGATCGTCGGCCCCGACCACCAGGTCCGGTCGATGACACCGCAGGCGCGCCAGTGGCTGGCCCGGATGAGCGAACACGCCCCGGATGGCGACTGGTGCGGCGGGCTGCCCGCGCTGATCTCCTTGCAGCTGCGCGGGAATCGACCGCAGACCGCGCCGTTCGTCGGTCCGGCCGCGACCTTCGGCCGGTGGACCGCGGCGCGCGGCCAGTTCCTCGACGGCGACGAAGACGGGCAGATCGCGGTGGTCATCGAGTCGGCGGGCAGCGAGCTGGTGCTGCCCTCGTTCTGCCAGTGGTACGACATCACCGCCAGGGAGCGGCTGGTGCTCCAGCACACCCTGGACGGTTCGCCGACCAAGCTGATCGCCCGGCACCTCGGGCTGTCCGCCCACACCGTCAGCGAGCACCTCCAGTCGCTGTACCGCAAGACCGGCGTCAGCGGCCGGGGCGAGCTGATCTCCGCGCTGGCCGGGTGAGCTGGCCCTCAGCTCTCGCGTTTCCGGCTGCGGTAGGCGCGGACCTTGGCGATGCTGCCGCAGGCGCGGCCGTCGGGCGTCTCGGCGTACATCGCGCACCAGGTCCGGCTGCGGTTGCGGCTGTGGTCGTAGAAGACGTTGCGGCAGTCCGGACAGGACTTCAGCCGCGCCCACAGGTCGTGCGCCAGCGCCCCGGTCACCAGGACCAGCAGCGCGGACACCGCGCCACCGTTCTCGGCGACGTAGTGGACCGGTGACTCCGCGCCCACGGTGACCCGGATCGGACGGCGTTCGAACCACGTGTTCAGCCCGGCCGGCGCGGACTGGCCCAGCGACTCCCGCAGCGCCGTGCGCAGCTCGGTCAGCTCCGCCACCTCGCCGGGCGCGGGCGGCGGCACCTCGGGGAACCTTGCCCGCCAGGCCCGCTTGTCCGCGGCCAGCTCGGGCAGGTCGTCCGCCGGGGTCCTGGTCTCGTGCGGCAGTCGCCAGGTGTTGAGGAAGGCCCGCACCTGTTCGAGTCCGCCCGGAGCGACACTCATCGACACCATGTTTACCACCATACCGGTTGACCGGTAGCGCGTCCCGTCTTACCGTC from Crossiella sp. CA-258035 harbors:
- a CDS encoding CGNR zinc finger domain-containing protein encodes the protein MSVAPGGLEQVRAFLNTWRLPHETRTPADDLPELAADKRAWRARFPEVPPPAPGEVAELTELRTALRESLGQSAPAGLNTWFERRPIRVTVGAESPVHYVAENGGAVSALLVLVTGALAHDLWARLKSCPDCRNVFYDHSRNRSRTWCAMYAETPDGRACGSIAKVRAYRSRKRES
- a CDS encoding helix-turn-helix transcriptional regulator, whose amino-acid sequence is MIRSLTAVIRQLSTIPDSGAGPGELGQLVSAVIAPLVPHEGIQLFGSSPALTTRVASFGFIHGYERDFARALGTAILSGVDPYPREVLESLPLPAAVVGADTKGDKEIRRLLAGHGVGCELRMLLRDNRGVWGAISLLRGKGSRAFDPGEVRLVAGLTPVLIEILRRHVTAAPLAATAPPVSAGVVIVGPDHQVRSMTPQARQWLARMSEHAPDGDWCGGLPALISLQLRGNRPQTAPFVGPAATFGRWTAARGQFLDGDEDGQIAVVIESAGSELVLPSFCQWYDITARERLVLQHTLDGSPTKLIARHLGLSAHTVSEHLQSLYRKTGVSGRGELISALAG